gagtgttttcattttattgagcAGCTGTTCAGGTTCATTTGTCCATCCCCTCCAGCTAGAGCAATGCTTTCAGTGTAATAGCCTCAGGTAATGAGTTtgtcgtttgtgtgtgtgtgtgtgtgtgtgtgtgtgtgtgtgtgtgtgtgtgtttgttcctcccTCTGAGGAAAGTGTTGAGTGCTGTGAGGACTTTTTAAACTTttccctcagcccccccccccccctctgtgtgtgagtgtgtacgaATCccagaaacagagacaaactTGTGCAGCTGCTCTCTCGCCTCCAAATCACATAAACTCCGGTGATCGTGGATAATAAGTTTGCAGGAATCCATCTTGGTGTTTTCGGTGCTGAACCAAAGAAACCAGTATAAAcggattctttttttaatccttaGAAATCTCCTGTTCTGTCCTGCTGGTGTTTCCTTGACCCCTCTGAAGGGTCTGTGCTGTGATCGGGTCTTTGAGGGTTCACACCGATCAGCTGAAGGATCAGCAGACAAACAGAAGATCCCTGCAGCCgctctgctgtcaatcacactgcaGATGTGTAGATCCAGATGTGTAGATCCAGATGTGTAGATCCAGATGTGTAGATCCAGAGCAAGTGCAGCTTAAGGAGCTGGACATTACACAAGTTTCTTTAACCACAGGGTTCATGGTTTTGTCAAAGCATGAACCCAGCTCCTCCTGTGGGATCCCAGTTCGAACCCAGGCAACATGTGATATATAATCTGGGTGTAAACCAGTGTCTCCTTCCGGCTGTGTTGGTTTAACAAGACCAGTGTCGTTAATACTGAATTCCAAGAGGACAAATATCTCACATCAGGGCTCTAAATCAGAAACTGTCTGCTTAGCTATGTGCTACTTTTTTGGAGTTTGGGTGAATTAGGTTTTTAAggtctcctccacacacacacacacacacacacacacacacacacacacacacacactctgttggAGACGCAGTGAATGAATCCTGGCTCGACACAGATCACTGGACAGACTCATTAGTCAGAACTGTTTGCACACCACAGGTTATTTGGACATTCGGGTAAAACGTTTTCAATTAATGGAAATTAATTCATCCTCCtaggcagcatgtgtgtgtgtgtgtgtgtgtgtgtgtgtgtgtgtgtgtgtgtgtgtgtgtgtgtgtgtgtgtgtgtgtgtgtgtgtgtgtgtgtgtgtgtgtgtgtgtctgtgtctgtgcatgcaGTCGATTTAAACGATGCATTAGCGGCGCTGGTGCACGTTTTGTGTTGTGACCATGATGCACTGTATCCTAAGTGAATTACAGCGGCCGACACCGTGATGATGTCATCGCACTTTGTTTTGACCTTTTTAAATCAACTCTTTTAACctttgaagcagcagctggatgaaagtgagtctgatgtgtgagtggGAACAAGAGagagtttcctccttctctccctgagcgtctgttgtctgtgactctgctgagtgggttccatctcctgagagaacaactgactgagagtcacagacacaaccagctgcagctgaagagtgaagctgaactgagatcagttcaaaactctctgaagttattaacaaATCAGCCAGATTGTTAGTTGATCGTTGCCAAACTCAGCTCAGCCTCTAAAGTCTTGTTCTCACCTCCTActtcttatatttatataaagaacTGTAACAGCATATTAATACACAACAGATGTAGCCGGTTTTAAACtccatgttttatatatttatatattatttttggaGTTTGCATCTTTCCGCTCGTTTCATGGTCATTACTCTGAAGCGACCTGGAGTGTTTCCAGCTGATGAGTCTGatcagtgtttggtttgaattcAGCTTCAGATGAAGAAGAGCAGCTCGTTCAGCTGAGACTGAAGCTTCTGACCAATGAGACGGGAGCAGAGCATCAGAGTCTTCAATAACAGGACGTtcgaatgaaagactgaagcttCTGACCAATGAGACGGGAGCAGAGCATCAGAGTCTTTAATACCAGGACGTtcgaatgaaagactgaagcttCCTCTCGTCCCTCCAGGTGTGTCCATGCCCATCCCCGTCATCGGCCTCCACAACGAGGACAAGGTCTTCGTCAACGGCAGCTGTGTCCTCAACGAGGAGCGCTTCATGCTGATTGGCTCCTTCGTGGCCTTCTTCATCCCACTGGTCATAATGGTGGTGTCGTACTGCCTCACCATCCAGGTACACAATAATACTCCTTCAAAGCAACACGATACTACTTGTACAGCCCCCAGGgttaaacaccccccccccttcctctgcAGGTGCTCCAGAGGCAGGCCACTGTCTTCCTATACGAGGCCAAGGCTTCCTCCCAGCAGCCTTTGCACACGCCAGCGATGACCCACACATTGCAGCCTCCGTCCAGCACCTTCCACCTTCCTCAGATCAACACCACTGCTCCGCCAGACTCACCAGGTAAACACCGACCGGGGTCCAGCCGCTGGATCGTCCAGTGTTTCACATCCAGGAGATTCAGTAGATCTCTGAAATAAACCATCTGCAAAACCCACATGTTCTCTATCCTGAGTCCTAGgtctgtttttatgttgtttttccttcttgGAGATTTTTGTCATCAGTTGCAAAAAGTTGTGAAtgagtaaagaaaataaaaagcaaagtgCTGATGCAGCAGATGTTCACGGTGGTGATGGCGTCTGAGCCGCAGCCGGACAGATGCTCCCCCCCGAGCCCGAGTCcagactccagctcctccactgtCGATGAAAACTGAATAATGTGCCAGAATTTGATTTGAACCAGCAACGTGTTCTTACTGGTTTCACTGGTCCACAGGGCAGGTATACAGGATAAAGTATCCAACCAAAGGGAGTAATTCAGTGTAACACGTTCATATGACACAgtagaggaaagaaacacaaagaaacacaaagaaacacaaagaaacacaaagaaccaTCATGTGTCTCCTTTAATTTGGTAAAACAAGACGGGTGAGATGGATCCTTGACGTGTCTCTTGCCCCTCCCACAGACGTGAAGCCGCCGCCCCCTCCGAGCAGGCGGAACACCCTGAGCTGTCTGAAAGGAGCCGAGCCCACGATCCTGCTCAGCTCCTCCAAGTCCGACAGCATCAGCATCATCCCCAGCTCCGAGGCGGCGTCGCAGCTCAGCTCGCCGGCCGCCGGGCCGGGCCGGGGCGACACGTCGGGGAGCCACGGGCGCCGGGGGATGATGCAGGCCATCAAGAACGAGAGACGAGCCTCCAAGGTGAGAAGGGAGAGCGGCGGCAGGTGGTTCTGGGGTTGAATCCCAACAAGTGTTCAAGGTGGAATCGAACAGTCACTTGAAATCTTCTGTCGTTAACTTCCAGTGGTTTAACTTTAGTGTAGAGAAGAAGCACAATCCATGGTTCTGAAGTTCTACTCGTTTCACTTTacatctgtttctctttctctccgttcttcttcttcttctcctctcaggtcCTGGGAatcgtcttcttcctcttcctcatcatgtGGTGTCCCTTCTTCATCACCAACGTCACCTCCGTCCTGTGCGGCGGCTCCTGCAACGAGGCGCTGCTCCACGACCTGCTCAACGTCTTCGTGTGGGTGGGGTACATCTCCTCCGGGGTCAACCCGCTGGTCTACACCCTCTTCAATAAGACCTACAGGAGGGCGTTCTCCAGCTACATCAGGTGTCAGTACAAGGTGGGGGCCGCGGCCGGACAGGGCTGCAAAACCCTCCTGGTCCCGCCCCAGTGCCCCTCGCACGCCGTGACCCCGCTGCTCATGGGCAGTCACGGGAAGGCGGGCGTGGACCGCAACAGTAACTGTCGCAACGGCAGCCGGGGGGGCAACGGGCGGCTGGCGGTCGACCCGGAGGACACCACGGACGACGAGAAGACGGAAATTGGAATTGTGTCTCACAGCCTCTCGGAATGCTACAACGTGGGGGGGGTGTCGGAGACGGAGACGGAGCTGGAGCTGTCTCTGATCAGCTGCAACCCTGCGTCCACAGAACTCACGAGCAGCGTGTGACTGTGCACGTGACTGTGCACGTGACTGTGCACGTGACTGTGCACGTGGTTTCATGTCTTCTTCTGGACGCTGGAGCGAGCAGCGTTTCACCGGCGGCTTCCAGGAGGGACTCGACCCTGCAGGAGGGACTCTTATTGTGAAGGTCTGGGGCGAGGAGCCTTATCCCCGCACAGAGGTGCAGCACTCACATCAGTGTGTAGGGAATCGAACCTGAAACAGTGGCATTTCCACCAGTGTACTGGTACGAACCTTCCAGACGTgtcgtttttttatttgttgccaAAATGTTGGTTTTCACTCCACGAACAGACGATGGAGGCGTCATCGCTCACTTCATGGGGTCGAGATCCAGAGTCACAGAGTCGAGCACCCCCGCTGAGGTCACCGGGGTCAAACTGCGACTCCACGCCTTCACAGTCTAAATGCAGTCGACTCCGCGCCGAGCGAACTCAACCAAATCTATTTTTGTGCCGAGTCGTAAAACAAACTCGTCTGAATGAAACCGCTCCAGCATGAATCACCGAGGAGCTTTACTCTGAAGGAGCAAACTTTCTCCAAGATGACGGAATGTACAAGGTGGACTCACAGTGCCACCTGGTGGCGGTGGCGTGACACTGCAGAACAagtggctgaaggagctgaagaccCGGCGCAGACACTCAGGCTCCGGCTTCTCGTTCAGAACCAGAATCCTCAGTTGGTTCACGTTGTTATTTTAACTCAGTAAAGTTTGGAATCAAAAGATTGTTGGGCACAAAGTTCCTTTCATCATTTAGAGGAACTAAATATAATGATTTTAGGATAATTATAACCGATAAGTCATTAATATCAGAGTTGCCTTCATGAAATCACACAAACCTTTATTTCACAAACATTGTTTCaataagcaaacacacaaattaatacaAGATGagcaaataacaataataaagccAAAGACGTAAAGATTTTGCAAAAACACGGGGATGCAATAATATCACAACTATCTTTCAATACagaaaacctttatttatattcacacaTTAACAGAGATATGGAGAAaaagaacagagacagaaaaagaggagaaaaacaactcaAGATGATCAATGAATGTTTTGCAGTGATGTCAGATATTATAATATGAGCAGATCAGAGTCTGGGCTGTTTGGGATTCAAGGCGTCTGTGAAGAACTCGAAGCTTCAAGGTCAGAATTCAGATAAATCTTTTTCCTCTCAGATGAAATCCCTCCTCCTGCCACCGGGGGTCAAAGTGTCTTCAGACTAACGACAGTGACGCCCTCAGAGGGGAAATGACACTTTCTCCATATTCATCAGTGAGCTTCGCTTCTAGAGAATCTCACAGACCCTGAACCCGGCGGTCAGATCCCCCCCCCTGAGAGACGACCTCGTACCGATCTCGTCTGTCCCCTCAGACAGGAAGTCGATACGCTAAGAGACAAACCTCTGACTCCATCAGGAGCGTTTTATCTCCACCGCAGTAGTTCCTCCACCGCACGTCTCCGTCAGCTGAAAACCCTGAAGCCTCAGGGTCACATGTTGAGGGAACAGATTCAAGATATTATCATATTTAGGTTTATCATCAGCTACAAATTGATCTCAAAGGggaatataaatgaaaatgcaTGTTTTTAGCATGTGATTAataaggataagcagtatagatattAGAtggatgaataataataaaactggaTGTGTTTGCATTTAGGAGGCAGGAGATTTGATTCTGTtaagttgcattgtgggaaaagtTCTTTGAGTCTGATCGTCCGTTGAATCTGAAAAAtgattctttattcttttatacTTTAAGTTCAAATTAAAGAAGGTGCAATATGCAATATATCACAGAGTCTTCCCCACAGCTGAGAAATGATCCAAGTTGGTTTTACTCCCCCAGAACAAACGATACTGATATCATCATGTGGCCCCTCCCTCAGGtcaaggtcaaagttcaaaccCTCCCCCTGGAGCAAACGGAAGCGAAGCCTGACGTCTGCGGCCGGGTCGGAACCAGAATGAACCCGGGGAGCGGCTTCATCCTGGTTCTGAGCTCCTCTGGACAATGGACCCGCTCTGTGCCACCGACCGACCCCGAGGTCGTCACCTCTCTCCACACGGAGACGTCCACCGGTCCCGAGCTTCGACCTGCAGATAACATGCATGTTCCACGTGTCCGTTCAAAAGGTCCTCTCTTCCTCGGCCCCTcgtttgttctctctcttcatgaCTGAACCGGTCCCGACAGGAAAGAGAGAACAAACGACAACAGCATGCGGCTCCTGCAGCCTTTTCATCTTagaatgcaaaaacaacaacaacaacaacacaacaacacaacacgagGGAACGCGGAGAAGAGAGGACTCTCTGAACGGAGATGGACGGGTCGGATCCTCGGAGGGCGACAGAAAGACCAACTCCGTATGGTGCAATGTAATAACTCTGTGTTCcctgtgtacctgtgtgtgtagcgggccGGGATCCAATCACTGCCTCTGATTGACTCAGAGTCTTTTCACCGAACGAGGACAAATCGCTCTGATAGAATCTGAAACTGTTTCAGCTGATGATTGGATCCAGGTCTGGTGTGTATAGACATATCAGGAGACGCTTGTTGACAAAGTTTCACTCTGACACGTTCGGTGAGAGCTGGGAAACCTGAGCACAACGTGAAACAAGGCTTCTCCTGTTTCCCTTCTCCCAAGAACGTCCAGCACCACGATGATCTACAGTTCAACAGGAAGTAAGAGTCTAAATCTGAATCCAGCAAAGTCTCTACAAAGCATCAAGGGAAGAAAATCAAACATCTGTCAAAACCAGTTAAAAACCAGGCAAATGTTtcaatcaattatttaaaaaccagTGTCTCCAGGACGCCCCTGAACGTGGAGGCCCAGACGAGAGGAGCCTGCTCCCCCTGAGTTACCGGCCTCGACTTAGCGGCTGGTTGGAAACTCTTGAATCTCATCTTGGTGCATTCGGAGTGAGAAGCTGAGTTGTTTGACTGAGGGGCCGTGCTGCACTTTTTAAAGCTATTAAAAGAATCTGGAACTCAATCCTGAATTTATCTGGCAGCCGACGGAAGGATTGAATGAAATGACACCGAATGGATCCTGTGAAACTCTGTCAGTGAGCGTCTCTGTCAGATAACCGGAGCTGCAGTCGCCCCAGAGTTTGATgaacctgaccccccccccccggcgttGGTTTGTCTCGCCCTAGGACGACTTGCCCCTCGTGGTTTAGCTTAATCTTTCCTTTACGTGTTGAACCCTCTATTGTTTTTGAGctggctgtttttttattaaagcatTTTCATTGTGAATGTTTGTCTAAGAACACAAGTTGAGTTTCTACAGCGAACATCATCCACAcagtgtgtattttctttttttttctgtgtgatgctgctatttatttattaaaatataactcTGACGTGTGGACAATCCGCTCATTTCTGCATCGACCAGAGTTGATCACATTAAGCAGGTTTTCACCGTCATCTTGTTTGACTGGAGCTGATTCTTCTCCACGTCTTCCTCTGGACGGAGAAGTCGTGGATCAGTCGTGAGACAAATGAGACCAAACAGTGTTTTGGGAGGTGAactggttttattgtgaaggaacTAAATCTTCAATAGACCAGTTCTGTGATTTTAAAGTTGCGTCTTTCAGAGCCGGTGCAGTGATCTGAGACGTGAAGGTTCAGGATCAGCTCTGGTTGTTTCGTGACGAATCCTCAGACAAACCTGGAAAGCATCAATCTGACTAGTTCAGCCTGGTagagatttaaatatataaatatatatatgtttatccAAATCAGAGTTTTAAGATCAAATGTGATATTTCTGAGTTTGTAGAAAGAGGAATGttgtggaaaataataaaaatctggTAAATGCATCTTTGAGTTATTACTGAGTTCAGCACCAAGGACAGCGACACAGTCGATCATGAGGAAACAGCGCCACTGAGTGGTGGAGCAGGGACACAGCAGGATGGTGGAACTCAATCCCAATTGACTGGATCAGAATTTgtgatgttgacattttaagAAACAATGATTTTACAAGAACATTAAGATTCCACTTCCTCATTTGTAGTGAAgccactaataataatattaaagatATGTTTTATACAACCATAACTACTTGTCTATAGCCTGAGTTTCTATACTACTTATTAAGATATGTTTTCATTACAGTTCTCCATCATCTATAGATTCTGTCGTTACCTGTTATTTTATCTATGTTCAATTCGtgttaactttatttaatcacAGACAACAGGAACGTCTGCTTCTGGATGAGTCACAGCTCAATCAGGTgtgcagctctcctcctcctccacaggggGGCGCTCGGACCCTCTGCTCGGTGcagtgggtgggggggtctcGACCGTCACCGTTAGAATCCGGAGGGTTTCGGACGCGCATGCGCGGTTCcgcctctgctgcagctccgtTTGTCTGATCTGTGTCAAGCTAGTGAGAGACGGCACCGGAAATACAGACGtgtgctttcaaaataaaaccagtctGCACAATAACTGcatacttttttttcatcatatgAATATGGGAGTGTTGCTGTTTAGTGTTAATCATATCGATATAGATTTATCATTGTGTTGTAGACCTCAGTTTGTTATGTGTTAGCGTTTtatgtgcaaaaacaaaaaaccatcACCAGAGGAAAGTGAGAAATTGATTTCAAAGAATAAAACTGAATCTGAATGAGACGAAACACGTTGAGTCGTGTCAGACCTTTACGTTGAAACTTTGACCGGAAGTCACACTCGGTGTCTGTATGCTCGCGCGCACCGAGGACGCTGCCTTGGAAACGACGTTGATCCAGTGCACGCGCTGCGCTGCGACCAGGGCCCACGTCTGCTCACTTCAAAGgcttccactcctcctcctcctcctcttcctcctcctcttcctctccatccctccatcctcctcctcctcctcgaacATGGAGGCGCTGCCCTGACGCTCGGAGCCGAGGAGCCGACGGGAGGAGCAGaataaaggagaagaagaagaaggtgagcACAGGTGCGTGTGACCGGGATTTTAATCTGCTGTGcgtgtgacacacacatgctcgtgCACGGGGAGGGAGGGTGCGTTTGTTGTTGTTACTGCGTCGTGCACGCACGAGACACAGCGCACTGATGGGCAGCTGGTCCGCGTGCGTGTTGATTAGAGTCTAATTCATCTGCGGGATTCGACCCTTcatcattttctctcttctcctcctcctctctctctctctctctctctctctctctcgcatcgtgaccgtccccccccccctctatctatctttctatttctcttctctgtgtctctctgtaccccccccccccccccatatgaaCGTGTGTCAGTATTTGGCAGtgatcaggtgtgtgtgcgtgtgtgtgtgcgtatgtgtatgtatgggtgtgtgtttgtgtgtgtgtgtgtatgtgtatgcgtgtgtgtgtggaacagaGCAGTGACATCATCCGCTCTAAAGCTATATTTTTGGAGAGTATATATCTCCATGTATTCCCAGATGCAGagacaatataaaaacatgaacattaatATCTATATAATATCTGTAACTGTCCTGATTCACGTGAGTTCTCAGATTCTCTTCGTTTCTCAAACTACAGAATGAAACTTAAATCTGCAGATATGACGTCATCCTGTGCTCTGAGGCCTTCAGGCGTctttacatgtttatatatgtcTAAGAACatctgtatatatacattaatatgTATGTCATACGCAGCCAACAGGTGTCTCTACGGTGTATTGTTGATCTCCTGCATAgttttaattcatgttttatatttacgTTTATCTCAGAATGCTTAAATATCGACTCTTTTCACATTTCTTGATAATATCTCTCAGTTCTCTATACAACTGATTTACAGGCCTTGGCACTGCTCATGTATAATATCATGCAACGAGCCTGCAGGTGTATTTCTGATATTCTGCATGGATTCTGATTCAtagttcatattcatattaacaTTTGCCCCAGGATGCATAGAAACTctataatgtatatttattcttcAGGTTCTAATCGAGCCTCTTGTTGCTTCTCTGTCCAAACTCCTTCTGGAGAATCAGATTCTATTGATCAAGTCAAATAAGATTCAATGTTCCCTGATTTCACCTCCCAGCTGTGCACGTGTGTATGAACCAGAAAAGAGGATACCaaggtgcatgatgggaaatgatGGATCGGCAGTAGTTCAGTTTTGCAGCATTTTACATAAACATCTCTGTATGTTTGTCCGTTGGTCGGATGAagatgtgtttcttttttatcgATGATCAAGTGCTTTCTCACATTTTAACGGATGAAACGtttgacacaacacaaacatgtgaagtGTTAAAATGACGACAACGtgtgaaactgtgaaaatatCAACTGCTCAGTCCAGACTCCAGCCTGGTGAACAGAGATTGAATAATaaggctgctctgtgtgtgtgttactgtgtgtgtgtgtgtgtttgtgtgtgtgtgtgtgtgagagtgagagagagagagagtgggtgtgcatatgcgtgtgcgtgtgcgtgtgcgcggaATAGAGTTGTATTCATAACTGAAGCTGCTCAGTGATGCTTGAACTGATTCCTTACATAAGCGAATATTCGAGGAAGGAGACGACATAAACACTCAAATAGGAAAACAACAGACACTCgtaactacacacagacacacacacaaacacacacacattgtacttGAGGGATGGAGGTACAGACAGAGGATTGTGATGTTGTGCAGCTTCTTCTCCGTTGAGGCCACAGAGATCatccttctgtttttttgtttgatcaGAAACTTCCTGGTTGgttttcatatttcttcttcttgtctctgtTAACGTCTCGACTCATGACTCAGCAGGAttcttctctgttcttctctgttcttctctgttcttctctgttcttctctgtacttctctgttcttctctgttcttctctgttcttctctgtacttctctgttcttctctgtaCTTCTCCgttcttctctgttcttctctgttcttctgTTCCCTTTCCTCCAAACTGAATTTGTACTGATTTGTAGTTTAATGACTAAAGGAACAAACACGTTTGCTGTAAGATCTCAAACATGGAagattctctgtgtgttggtgagtTGTTTCTATAGAGCTGTAACCTCGCtgatctgtttcctgttcaaCATGGAGGATGATCTGGATTCCAGAGCTCAGCGTCGTGCTTTCACCTCAGG
This sequence is a window from Platichthys flesus chromosome 24, fPlaFle2.1, whole genome shotgun sequence. Protein-coding genes within it:
- the htr2cl1 gene encoding 5-hydroxytryptamine (serotonin) receptor 2C, G protein-coupled-like 1, with product MGGPARALLGGFSTTTSSLEGGGRMSWPSSNPLDLNQTLGVGGAAAMSAGVDNFTQESVTRAVMKDKNWPALLILVIIALTIGGNILVILAVSLEKKLQNATNFFLRSLAVADMLVGILVMPISLINILYDYAWPLPSALCPIWIYLDVLFSTASIMHLCAISLDRYVAIRNPIEHSRFNSRTKAMMKIAAVWTISIGVSMPIPVIGLHNEDKVFVNGSCVLNEERFMLIGSFVAFFIPLVIMVVSYCLTIQVLQRQATVFLYEAKASSQQPLHTPAMTHTLQPPSSTFHLPQINTTAPPDSPDVKPPPPPSRRNTLSCLKGAEPTILLSSSKSDSISIIPSSEAASQLSSPAAGPGRGDTSGSHGRRGMMQAIKNERRASKVLGIVFFLFLIMWCPFFITNVTSVLCGGSCNEALLHDLLNVFVWVGYISSGVNPLVYTLFNKTYRRAFSSYIRCQYKVGAAAGQGCKTLLVPPQCPSHAVTPLLMGSHGKAGVDRNSNCRNGSRGGNGRLAVDPEDTTDDEKTEIGIVSHSLSECYNVGGVSETETELELSLISCNPASTELTSSV